One genomic segment of Desulfomicrobium sp. ZS1 includes these proteins:
- the thiE gene encoding thiamine phosphate synthase has protein sequence MPDLSLYLVTDRGLSLGRSTVDIVRAAVAGGVTCVQLREKECSTRQFVTEARAVREVLAGTGIPLIINDRIDVALAVGADGVHLGQTDMLIADARRVVGHSMLIGISAECVEDAVRAEAQGADYVGISPVFSTPTKTDTAPALGLDGVAAIRAAVSLPLVGIGGVKPGNAAEVIRAGCDGVAVVSAIVSAPDPQLAAAELKTIIRHAKEQP, from the coding sequence ATGCCTGATCTGTCCCTGTACCTGGTCACGGACCGGGGTCTGTCCCTGGGCCGCTCCACCGTGGACATTGTCCGCGCCGCCGTGGCCGGAGGCGTGACCTGCGTGCAGCTGCGCGAAAAAGAGTGCTCCACGCGGCAGTTCGTAACCGAGGCGCGGGCCGTGCGGGAAGTGCTGGCCGGGACCGGTATCCCGCTGATCATCAACGACCGCATCGACGTGGCCCTGGCGGTGGGTGCAGACGGCGTGCATCTGGGCCAGACCGACATGCTCATCGCCGACGCCCGCCGCGTGGTCGGACACTCCATGCTCATCGGCATCTCGGCGGAATGCGTGGAAGACGCCGTACGTGCCGAGGCCCAAGGCGCGGACTATGTAGGCATCAGCCCCGTGTTCTCCACCCCGACCAAGACCGACACGGCCCCGGCCTTGGGCCTTGACGGCGTCGCGGCTATCCGCGCGGCCGTGTCCCTGCCGCTGGTCGGCATCGGCGGCGTCAAACCCGGCAACGCGGCCGAGGTCATCCGCGCCGGGTGCGACGGGGTGGCTGTGGTCTCGGCCATCGTCTCGGCCCCGGACCCGCAACTAGCAGCCGCGGAACTCAAAACCATCATTCGCCACGCCAAGGAACAGCCATGA
- the thiD gene encoding bifunctional hydroxymethylpyrimidine kinase/phosphomethylpyrimidine kinase yields MNQRAYHRVLTIAGSDSGGGAGIQADLKTIAAHGCYGASVITALTAQNTLGVTGIHAVPVDFVAAQMDAVLGDIGADAVKIGMLFSPELIRTVAQGLIRHGVKTVVLDPVMVAQSGDKLLQDEAIEALKSELIPLATLITPNLPEASVLLGREIATREAAFKALTQLAALGCANVLVKGGHLESGDSDDILYLGPEGRIVTLPGVRIPTRNNHGTGCTLSSAIASNLARGEDVETAVRHAKEYISGAIRAGAAYVIGRGHGPVHHFYRFFE; encoded by the coding sequence ATGAACCAGCGCGCATATCACCGGGTATTGACCATCGCCGGGTCCGACAGCGGCGGCGGGGCCGGAATCCAGGCCGACCTCAAAACCATCGCGGCCCACGGCTGCTACGGGGCGAGCGTCATCACCGCCTTGACCGCCCAGAACACCCTCGGCGTGACCGGCATCCACGCCGTGCCCGTGGACTTCGTGGCCGCGCAGATGGACGCGGTGCTCGGCGACATCGGGGCCGACGCGGTCAAAATCGGCATGCTCTTTTCCCCTGAACTGATCCGCACCGTGGCTCAGGGCCTGATCCGGCACGGGGTCAAGACCGTTGTCCTCGACCCTGTCATGGTGGCGCAGAGCGGGGACAAGCTTTTGCAGGACGAAGCCATCGAGGCCTTGAAAAGCGAGCTCATTCCCCTGGCGACGCTCATCACGCCGAACCTGCCCGAAGCCTCAGTGCTGCTAGGCCGGGAAATCGCCACCCGGGAGGCGGCCTTTAAAGCGCTCACTCAGCTTGCGGCCTTGGGCTGTGCAAATGTGCTGGTCAAAGGCGGGCACCTGGAATCGGGCGACAGCGACGACATCCTGTACCTTGGCCCCGAAGGCCGCATCGTGACCCTGCCCGGCGTGCGCATCCCGACCCGCAACAACCACGGCACAGGCTGCACCCTGTCCTCGGCCATCGCCTCGAACCTGGCCAGGGGCGAGGATGTGGAGACGGCAGTGCGCCATGCCAAGGAATACATAAGCGGGGCCATCCGAGCCGGAGCCGCGTACGTCATCGGCCGAGGCCACGGGCCGGTGCATCACTTCTACCGGTTCTTCGAGTAG